Genomic window (Thermotoga sp. SG1):
CGTGGAGATATCCTTGAAATTCTGAAACCCCACAAAATTCCATACGAACGAATAGTCCATATCTGTGAACGCGATCACTATGGTGAGAACAACAGGAATCACAAAGAAGATGACTACAAGAACAAGAAGAGGAGAGAGCAAAAGCAGCGGTTTCAATCTCTTCACCCCGTTCACCTCGCAAAAAGAGTGAGGGAAAGCTCCCTCACTCCACGATCACAACCCGGTCTTTCAGCTGAGACTTCAACCTCTTTGCTACGTCCTCCGCTACTTTCTCTGGATCCATTCCACTTTCGGCCATTTGCATACCTTCGAAGATGATCTGGTTGTAGAGATTGAACATGTCATCGTTTGGAATGAAACCAGAGTACGGCAAAAGCTTTGTTCCTTCCACCATGATGAATTCTTTCGTATATTCAGGAAGCACTGTCTGCTGCCATCTGATTGGCAGGTGCCCACTCTCAACAGCGTGTCTCATGTTGAGTTCCGGTGCAGAAGCCAAGGTTATGAGCAAGAATGCTATGTCCGGATATTTACTCGTGCTTGGGATCATGTAAACGATTGGATGGGACAGGGTGTTCGGTCTTCCTCTGTCTCTGAACTTCGGAACGGGAGCAAGGATGAACATATTCTGAAGTTCTTCTTCTGTTTTTCCATAATCTTTCTTCCATTCAGCCCAGTTCCACGTTCCACCCATCCACGCAAAGACTTTTCCGCTCGTGAAGTCTTTGTGGACGGAGGTCCACGGTGTTCCTATCATGTTTTTTGGAAGGATCTTGTAGGTGTTCGCAAGGTCGTAGAGGAGCTTGAAGTAGTCTTTCATCTCTTCCACGTTGTAAACGAACACAGCCTTTTCCTCATCGTAGAAGTCGATACCCATGCTGATCATGAGCTGGTAGTAATCGATACCTGCTTTCGGCCTGTGGTAAAGTCCCCATTCCACAAGACCCTTTTCAACGGCTTCTCTTGCCACTTCAATGAAGTCTTCAAAGGTGAACTCTCCTTTGGCAATCCTGTCCGGCAAAGAATTGATCTCTTCATCCGACCAGCCGAGCCTCTTCAGAACTTGCTTGTTGATGTAGAAGGGCCTTGCTTCTGTGTCCTGTGGTATTCCGTAGATCTTTCCCTTGTACTTTGTTGCCTCCCAAAGTGATGGGATGAAGTCGTAGTACACTTCGTCCCAGTACTTCTTCACGTAGTCGTCTAGAGGAATGATATAACCTGCTTTCGCCCAGGCTCCTATGTCGTCGTGTCCCGAACAGATGATGTCCACCGTCTGGCCAGATTTGATTCCAAAGACGACTTTTTGTTTAAAAGAACTCCAGTCTGTGGTGTCAAAATAACCGTCGACTTTGATCGTGAGATCGACGCCAAGATCTTTCAAAATCTTGTTCAACCTTTCTGCGGCTGTTTTCAGATTGTCGAACCTGTAGTAAGACGGATTGTCGGGTCCCACGGTCCACGCGGTGATGATGATCTCCTCTGCAAACATCAAAAGACTCACAGCCAAGATGATCAAAAGTAAAAGTTTCCTCATGCTTTCACCCCCCCCGTTTTATTAATTTTATCACTATTTTTTTAATTTTCGTTAAAAAACATCAAATTTCTTTCCTGTAGGCCCGCAGAATCAGATAGAGCGCCACGATCAGATATCCAAACTGAACGAAAACTCTGCCCCATTCCATTTTTGTGGAGTATCCAAAAAGAACCGCCAGAATGGATCCCAAGAGTCCCTTGTGATGCCACACATTGTCTTCGGTAATTCCTAGATTGTAAGCCTCTTTCTGGAAAAAGCCAAGATCAACTCCTTCCTCTTCTGCCCACTCAATGAATTCGTGCGTTCCATAACCAGCAAGTCCGGCAGCAACAAAAATCAACAGAATGGAACTGTAATAGAAGAACTTTCTCAGGTTGATCTTTAATCCCACAACGTAGGAAATAAAAGCGATTGCCATCGCGTTTATCAAACCTAGAACCACACCAAAAACAGTTCCTGCAAGATCCTGTGTCATGAAGGGTGTAACAAATAACACCGTTTCAAAACCTTCTCTGAAGACAACAATAAAAGCAAATCCTATCAATGCCCATCTACTGATAGCCTTGCTAACTTTTTTCTCTATCTCTGACTTGATGTTTCTCCCTTTCGTAACCATCCAGTAGATCATACTTGTGAGTACCACCACCGCAATGTAAGAAGCCACACCTTCGAAAAGCTCTTTTTCTTCAATACCTCCGTAGAACCAGACAACGATTGCTCCAAGAACAATGCTTGCGAAAATGGAGAAAAATGTTCCCAGCCAGACGTCCTTTGCTTGAGATCCTCTACCGGTTCTTTTCAAATAGGCAAGGATCACCGCAATGATAACACTGGCTTCCAGAGCCTCTCTGAGTGTTACCAGGAAGGCACCGGGATGCATGGCTTTCTACCTCCTTCTCCGAATTTTGCAGGGATGGATGACGCGATAATTAGTTTATCATTATTCTCAATATTAATCAATACTGCCCATTCAATGTCATCTTAAGTTAACAATCAGTTCTTTCAGCACCCTGAGAGCAATTTTTGCTGCTCTTTCCATCCCTTCTGGGAGAGGAAGACACTCAACGGAGACGTATCCATCGTAGCCGAGTTCTTTCAGAGTCCTGAAAGTACTCAAAAAGTCAAAATGTCCGCATCCCGGTGCCCATCGGTTGCTGTCTGCCACATGGAAGTGGTACAGTTTCTTTCCCGCCACTTTCAGACTCTCTGAAACGTTTACCTCTTCTATGTTCATGTGGAAGGTGTCTGCGAGGATTCCCACCCTGTCGGAGTTGATTTTTTCAATCACCCTCAGTGCCTCTTCAACGGTGTTTATGAAATCCGTCTCGTACCTGTTGAGAGGCTCTATGACGAATCTCACCTTCTGCGTATTCTTCAGTAGAGAGTCCATGCTCTCAAGAAAGATCTTCTCTACCTCTCGATACGACCTTCCATCTCTTTTTCCACGAACAAGGCCGATGATAACAAAAGCTTCAAATAACTCTGCAACCTCCGCGTGCTTCTTGACCCTCTCAATCGACTTTTTTCTGACTTTATCATCTGGATGCGTCAGAGAAAGCCCGTCGGCGAGGAAGGCCTGACCGGTTCCTATGGCACAGATAGGAAGCTCCAGATCTTTTGAGAGCCTGGCCACTTCGCCCCAGTCCACAACGGATGGATCTCTGACAGCGATCTCCACTGCCTGATAGCCAATCTTTTTTGCAAGTTCCATTCCTTTTTTCAGGTCTCCTTTGAAAGCCAGTGCGTCGAAGGCTGCATCAGAGGTGCTGATCACCAAAGAGAGTTTCAACATCATCCCTCCTCAAAGGTCCTGGATGTCTCATCTTAACAGAAGTAACCCTTGCCGCAAATCGTGTGGCCTCATCCACACTCATTCCCTTGAAGAGAAAAGCAACGAGAAACGCGGCAGTACACGTGTCACCTCTTCCTGTTCGCCCTTCCATAGTCCATCCTTCAAAAGGTGCTTCATGGAACTCTCCATCGAACACAAGAACACCGGCGGAGTGAGTTGCGAGTACAATCTTGGCACCGAAAGAGCCAATGATTCTACACGCATCTTTTAGATCCTTTGTTCCTGTCAGAACCGATGCTTCTTTGATATCGACCTTGAAGAGATCAAAAAATCTCAGGTACTCTTTTTTTCTCCAGTCTCTGTAGACGAGTTTTTCGTTTTCTGGAACTCTGACGAAACCCTGTGCGTCTCCGGACAGAAAATCCACTTTTTTGCGCAGTTTTGTTATGAGTTTTTCTGGAAACTCACCGTACCACAGGGGATTCACGTGGCAAACCTTTCCTTCAACGTGTAGAAGATCCTCCTCTGTGAACGGATCGGCTGTTGAAATCAGGAAACTTTCCCTCTCATCCGGACCGGCTTTGTATCTATTCTCTATACTGGTTGTCCTGGTACTTTCCAGAAAGACCACTTCAACACCATTTTCACGCAAAAATTCAAAGTGTACGACATCTTCCCTTGCACACTTTGTAACTACCTTCGCTTTCACCCCAAGAAGTGCTGCGGTGATGGAACCAGCCACCACTCCTCCACCGTACGCTATTTCCTTTTTTCCACGTGTCACGTTAATGTCCTTCGACACGTGCCCCATGAAGGTTATCATGTAATCACCTCTTCCAGTCTCACGGCCCTTTTTTCTTCCAGAGATCTCTTTGCGGCGTATCCCAGCAGAAGAGCCATTTTTCCGTCCTCGCCATTCACGGCCGGTGGTTCGTTCTCTGCCACATTTTTAACGAACGTTTTCAACTCTTCCAGATACGACTCTCTGTACCTTTCCAGGAAGAAATAAAGATACTTCGAACCGTGGTCACCCTGTTCATCTGTGAGCACGGTGGTGTCTTCTCTGACGTTGTCGACGATGATCTTTCCCTTTGTTCCAAAGACTTCCAGCCTCTGATCGTAGCCATAGGCGGCCTTTCTGGAGTTGTCTATCACACCAAGAGCACCGCTTCTAAAACGCAGAACAACCACGGCCGTGTCCACGTCCCCCGCTTTTCCTATCTCCCCATCCACAAGCACAGAACCACTTGCGTAGACCTCTTCCACTTCTTCACCCATTATGTAACGTGCCATATCGAAGTCGTGTATGGTCATGTCGAGGAATATTCCCCCTGAAACTTTCACGTACTCTATCGGAGGTGGCTCGGGATCCCGACTCGTTATCTTCAAAACATGGGGTGTTCCTATCTTTCCTTCCTCTACTGCTTCTTTTACCCTTTTGAAATTCTTGTCGAATCTTCTGTTGAATCCAACAAAGAGGATCCTTCCAGCCTCTTTCATTGCCTCTATCATCCTGTCCACTTCCGCCAGATCCAGAGAGAGGGGTTTTTCGCAGAACACGTGTTTTCGTGCTCTGGCACATTCGAGAACAAGTGGTGCGTGCGTGTTGGTACTGGAACAGATCATCACCGCTTCCACTTCTGGATCATGTATAAGGTCTTCCGGGCTGGCAAAGACCTTTTTCACCTTCAGTTTCTCGGCCACTTCCTTTGCCCTTTCAAGCCTTATATCGGACACCGCCACCAGTTCAACGTCTTCTAAGAGTTTTGCGTTTTCGGCATGTATCGTTCCTATGCGACCCAAACCAATTATTCCAATTTTCACGGTCTCATCCCCACAGGTTCCCAGCCGTGTACAGATTCCTCCAGCCTTCCGTAAGGGGCTCTTTCGTAAGAGCATCGAGTTCTTCCTTTGGCCTCTGAGACAGCATCTCTGAAGGTGGCAGTTTCCCTGGCGGGAACCTTTCCATGATGTCCCTCACGAGTTTTTCCAGATAATCGAGAAGGGCTTCAACTCCTTCTCTGGCCTTTTCTTCAGATGCGAGAGTTGCCTTTCCCACAACCCCCTCAGGATACGCCACGACCTCTATGGGACCTCCTCCCACGTGTCCGTACCACGCAATGGGTCTGTGGAGGAGATTTCCTGCCTTGTCTATGTGTCCTTCCGGTAGGAACCCTTTCGGCTCCGTGTCGACTGCCCATTCCTGGTGCATGAGTTCCGGAAAGAGTGCAAGGCTCCAGGACGTCTCCACTTCGTCTGCGTGGATGAACGGTGTTTCATAGGGGCCTCCTTCTTCCTTCGTCTTGAACTTGTCCTGTATGGCGTGATACCAGTTGAGGTTGATGATGATGGCAGGAACCTGGAAAATCTTTGCGAACTTGTGGATGGCCACAGGAATCACGAACTCCTGGCCGTGACCATTCAGAAGAATCTGCTTTCTGAAACCGGTGTTCCAGAATCCTGCTATGACGCTCACAAGATAGTCTATGAACGCCTCATCTTTCACAGGAACCGTTCCTGGCATTCCTATGTGGTGATATGGATGGTATCCATACCAGATGGGCTCTGCGACTGTGCAGCCTGTTTTCAATGCGACCTGTTCGGCCATTCTCGTGACGAGGAAGGTATCTTCTCCTGTTGGTGCATTCGGTCCGTGGTTTTCCGTGCTTCCCACAGGAATTATTATGAGGTCGCATTCTTTCAGTCTTTCCTTTATCTGCTTCATCGTCATCGTCTGGTAATAGACACCCGTTGGCCTTTCCATGTGACCTCCTTCAGGTGGAATTTGCCACTTACCCATAGTTCTCACCTCACTCGTTCACCATGGTAACCTTCACAAGGGACTTGTCGGTTTGGAGCCTCTTTATGTACTCAGGCACTTCCTCCAAGGAGATTGTTTTGGTGATGATCTTCGTCATATCCATCCCAGATGCCATGAGACTGATCACTCTTGGGAAGGTTCCATGACCTGAGTGTCCCTGAGAACCCACGATCTGCGCTCTTCTGACCTGAAACACCTCCCCGGTGAGGGGTATCTTCGCGTCTGCCCTTGCCACGATCACCACGGTGGCGTTTATACCGCGGGCTCTCCAGATTACCTCTTCTATCTGTGGCCAGACGATCTGAGGAACACCTGTTGCTTCGAGGAAAAGCTTTGCCCCAAGGCCATTAGTGTAGTCAAGCACTGCCTCTGCGAAGTTCTCCTTTGTGGGATCTATCACGTGATCTGCCCCCAGCTCTCTGGCAAGGTTTCTTCTTGTTTCGGAAGGCTCCGACAGGATCACTTTCGCTGCTCCCGCATGTTTCAAAATTGCAACGGCCGCAAGTCCTATGGGGCCTCCTCCAAGTATCACCACGTTGTCCCCCGGCCTGATTCCTCCTCCCCTCACAATCACCGCGTTGTAAGCAACGGAGGTGGGTTCCACAAGGCTTCCCGCAAGGAAGAGTCTGTCTCCGTATCTGTCCTCCAGTTCTCTGAGGCTCCAGGCGTATTTGGCATCGACCTTCACGTACTCTGCAAAAGCTCCATCGACGTTGAATCCCAGTTCGTTCAGGTTTTCGCAGTGGTTCGGAAAACCTTCCACACAGGGCCTGCAGTGGCCACACCAGAGCATTTCCTCCACACAGACTGGCTCTCCGATCTCGAATCTTTTGTTCGTTCTTCTGTTGATGGCTTCTGGTCCTGCCTCCACCACAACACCGGAAAACTCGTGTCCCAAAGTGACGGGAAAGCCGGTAAGACCTGGGTAAAGAATGTAGCCTTCTTCATCGGTCTGGGCCATATGCACGTCACTGCCACAGATCCCACAAGCTTTCACTTTGATGATGATCTCCGTGGGCTTTTCGATCTTTGGCTCTGAAACTTCTTCCACCTTCACCTCCGGATATCTCCACACTTTACTTCCAAGCCAGGTGAGTTTTCCTTCAACATCTTTGGGTCCCAGTTTGAAACCAGGCCTTGGGTCCCACTTTGCATGAAGTCTCACGGCCTTCATAGAACCACCCCCTTCATTTCAATCCCAGAGCGTTTTCGATCACATACAGAGCTCCTCCGATCGCAACACCGTATTCTTCTATCTCCCCTCTTTTGATAACAACGTCTTCCAAGATGTCTTTTGGAACTATTTGCTCTACGATCGATTTCACAATAGGTGTTATCTTATCGAACTGATGAAACCCTATTCCTCCCTTTATGATCACCACATCTGGATCTAGTATCACCATGGCGTTTGCTATCGCAACTCCAAGGTGCTCAAGGCTCTTTCTCAATTCCTCTGGACTTCGGTCGAACACAGTCTCAACGGTTTTCCCAAACTTTTTCTTCAGAGAATAACCGGAGAACCACTCTTCAAGATGGCCAAAACCTTTCTCTGGTACCACTGTTTTGTCCATTGTCCAATCTGTTATCATGTGGCCGAACTCTCCTGCTTTTCCTCGCGCTCCTCTGAAGATTTTTCCCTCGTAGACAATACCAGAGCCAATACCCCAGCCTATGGATATGAGAAAAACACATTTAAAACCCTTCCCCGCCCCCACTCTGGTCTCTGCGAAAGCATCGAGATTTGCGTTGTTTTCAATGAAAACAGGATAACCGGTAGAATTTTCTAGTTCCTTTTTCAAATCCCAATTTGTGATACCGAACGCAGGTATGCGCTTTATCAGCTGGTTTTCATCGACCGTTCCCGGTATTCCTATTCCGATTCCCAGAATTTTGTCGTACTTGAGAAGCGGATCCATGACCCTTTTAATTTCTTCAAGGAGTTTTTCTTTGTTCAGGTTGGAAGGAAGAACAACGTGTTCCTTTTTCAGGATGTTACCTGCTAGATCTGTGAGAACCGCATCAATCTTCGTTCCTCCAATATCCATTCCCACAACGTATCTACTCTCAGAAACAAAAGAAAGCAAAATCGGTCTTCTACCACCTTTTGAAGAGCTTTCTTTTTTACCTATTTCTTTCACGAAGCCCAGATCTATCAACTTGCTCACGACCTGAGATACCACGGGTTTGCTGATGTTCAAAATCTTGCTTATTTCCACTCTCGATATTTGCCCTCTGTCTTTGATTGTCTGAAGAATCCTTCTTTCGACCTCACCCAGCATCGAAATCCCCCAGTAGGTTTGTTTTCATTTACTAACCAACCATATTATAATCAATTTGTCAACACAAGGAAAAATAAGAAAAGAGAAAGAAACAAACGTTTCCTCTCATTAAAAGGAAATAACTGTCTGAAAGGGCCGCTTTTCAAAGAAGATCATTGTTATTCACGAATACTTCGTCTTCTTCGAAGACTTTCAGTCCGTTTTTCTCCAGCAGAAAGGCTGTAACACCTTTTCCTGGAACAAGCCTTCCAGAAAAAGATCCATCGTACACGAGGTTCTTCCCGCAGGAGGGACTCTTTGACTTCAAGATGGCAAGATCCACGTTTAAAAGGCGGGCGATCTGGAGGGCGATCTCTGCTCCCTTGAGAAAATTTTCAGTCTTGTTGTTTCCAAATTCGTCGACAACACGCTCGTTTCCTGTCCAGCCGTGTCCCCCGAGTATTTCACATCGAGGACGTGGTGTGGGAAGACCACCCAGTTGTTCTGGACATACTGGTATCAAGATATGGTCCTTGAGAAGTTCCAGAATCCTTCTGTTCGCCTTAGAACGAGCGTCGTATCTGGTAGGAAGACCAAGAAGGCATGCACTGACCAGTATCCTCATTCTCCGCCTACACTTACGAACTCTTTCTTCAACACCCAGATTTTGTTTGGCAGGTAATTCATAGGATTTGTAGCTTTTTGATTTACCCTGACCTCAAAATGAAGATGGGGACCTGTACTCAGGCCCGTGTTTCCAACTCGCCCTATGATCTGACCTTTCTTCACAAATTGTCCTTCATAAACGTCTATCTGAGAAAGATGTCCGTACACGTGTTCGTACGAGGAAGACTTTATCTTTATCATGAGACCGTATCCTCCGTTCTCTCCGGCAAATTCAACTATTCCGCTCTCTGCAGCAAATATGGGAGTTCCTTCGGGTGCAGCTATATCAATCCCCGAATGGTATGAGTACTTTCCAGTTATAGGATGTATCCTCCAGCCAAATCCAGAAGAGATGGCACCGTAAACAGGCCATATGAAAAATTTCTCATCGTTGAATGCCTTTCCTATGATGCTCTCAGGGATGAAGAGTTTCTGACCTGCGTAGATGATGTCTGATACCAAGTTATTTGCTTTTTTTATCAAAGAAGCCACGGTGAAAAACCTCTTTGCAATTATGTCGAGGGTGTCACCTTTTTTCACTGTGTACAGATAACCGGGAGGTTGAGGTATCACGATCTCCTGCCCTACTCTGAGACTTGCGGGAGTGATACCAGGATTCCAGTCAAGAATGAGAGAGGGAGAAACACCGAAATTCAAAGAGATACTGTACAGAGTGTCATTTTTCTGAACTCTATAGTGTATCAAAAAATAAGACGAAAACCCACAGACAGCAAGTGATGCAATGAGAAGAAAAAGAATGACTCTCCTTTTCATTCTCCCCATCCTTTCACACGAGCTCTATCAACTTCTCTGGAATTTTGTACGCTGGAAGAACGTAATCTGCGTATCCCTCCTCTATCACCGACTTTGGCATACCAAAAACAACGCACGTTTCTTCGGACTCTGCTATCACCTTTCCACCGTAGAATTTGACTTTGAAAGCACCCTTGGTTCCATCCTTTCCCATTCCTGTGAGAATAACTGCTATAGTTTTGGATTTGTAGATCTCCGCTGCCTTGTCGAGTGTGAAATCAGCAGCAGGCCTTACGTTGTTTATTTTATCAGATCTGTCGAGGTAAAAAGAAACCTTACCGTTTTGTACTTTCAACCCAAGGTGGTAGTCACCAGGAGCGATGTAAACGTAACCTGGTTTTGGCTCTTCACCTTCTTCTGCTTCCTTTACGGAAAGTTCAGAAGAACTGTCAAGCCTCATAGCAAGCGATTTTGTAAATCCAGGTGGCATGTGCTGAACAACAACGATTGGAGCAGGAAAATTCTTTGGAAGGTTCGGAATGATCATATCCAGAGATCTGGGTCCTCCTGTTGAGGAACCGATGACGACTATCTTTCCGCCCACAGCGGGTTTGTTTATAGTAAGACGTGAAACCTTCGGTCTGAAAAGGAGCGTACGTGGATCCACGTTCATAGCTTGCCTGATCTTCTCCAAGAGTTCCGGTGCAACCTGTCTGAAGGTCATTGAAACTGAACCATGAGGTTTGGTGATGAAATCAACTGCACCGTTTCTGAGGGCTTCTATCGTAATGGCTGCACCCTCTTCGGTGAGACTGCTCACCATTATGACACGGGTTGGTGCCTTTCTCATTATGAGTTTCAGGGCTTCTATACCGTTCAGGTTTGGCATCTCAACGTCCATGGTGATCACATCTGGTTTCAACTCGATGGCCTTCTCAACTGCTTCAAGCCCGTCTTTGGCAAAGCCCACCACCTTCATGTCGGGCTGAGAGTCTATGATATCCTTCAAAACCATCCTCATGAAGGCGGAATCATCTACCACCAGAACTCTTATCGTTTTTTCCGACATTCCTATACCTCCTCGCAACAGCAGAGAACAATGGGAAGAATATCAGAACTCCAGAGACAAATAACTTCACAAAGGATGGAGACCACGAAAAAAGAGCCCTTCCCAGTATCAGAATTCCCACGACCACGGAGAACAAAGAGTACCAGAGAACGACACCGGCCGCTATATCCTTCACCAGTTTCACAGATTCACTGTAGTCCTCGAAGAACAGATCGAGAAACTTCTCGATAACCGTGTTCAGAAGTTCTGCACCTATGACCGAAAAGATAGCAAAATACACCCACAGCAGGTCTTTCTCACTCAAGGGCAAAAAAAGAGAAAAAACAGCCACAGCGATTCCTATGAGGAAATGTATCTTGAGATTCCTCTCAAGTTTTAAGGCACTCTCTATACCTTCGAAGGCATTTCTGAAGGACTTCAGGATATTATTCGAATCCCGCCGCAAGTCTCTTCCACACCCTCTCTGTCTTTATCTTGAACTGCTTGTCGAACATGTTGTAGCCCATCTCCAGGGCTTTCAAATTCATCTCCCAAAGGGGTCTCTTCACATAGTCTTTCAAAGATCTTTTCAGAGATTCCAGTTTCACTATGTTGCAAACCTTCGCAAGGACTCCCACCATTATCATGTTGGAAACCAGAGGGGTTTTGAAATTCGATATGGCTTTCTCTGTTGCAGGAACAAACAGTATCTTTCGGGTGATTCGCTTCACAAAATCGGGAACGTTCTTCACCAACGTTTGATCCAGAATCAGTACCCCGTTCACCTTGAGCGAGCGATGAAGTTCGTCCATCGCCTTCTGGTGCATCACGCACAGAACATCGAAGTACTCGGCCTCCGGGTAATCTATGGGATTGTCGTCGAACAGCACGTCACAGTAACTCACGTCACCTCTCACCTGAGCGGTGTAGGACTGCGTCTGAACAACCCACTTTCCTTCATAAACGAGGGCCTTTGAGAGAATCAAACCAGCGAGGATGTTTCCCT
Coding sequences:
- a CDS encoding DUF523 domain-containing protein; translated protein: MRILVSACLLGLPTRYDARSKANRRILELLKDHILIPVCPEQLGGLPTPRPRCEILGGHGWTGNERVVDEFGNNKTENFLKGAEIALQIARLLNVDLAILKSKSPSCGKNLVYDGSFSGRLVPGKGVTAFLLEKNGLKVFEEDEVFVNNNDLL
- the iolO gene encoding 5-keto-L-gluconate epimerase, translating into MKLSLVISTSDAAFDALAFKGDLKKGMELAKKIGYQAVEIAVRDPSVVDWGEVARLSKDLELPICAIGTGQAFLADGLSLTHPDDKVRKKSIERVKKHAEVAELFEAFVIIGLVRGKRDGRSYREVEKIFLESMDSLLKNTQKVRFVIEPLNRYETDFINTVEEALRVIEKINSDRVGILADTFHMNIEEVNVSESLKVAGKKLYHFHVADSNRWAPGCGHFDFLSTFRTLKELGYDGYVSVECLPLPEGMERAAKIALRVLKELIVNLR
- a CDS encoding PfkB family carbohydrate kinase; amino-acid sequence: MITFMGHVSKDINVTRGKKEIAYGGGVVAGSITAALLGVKAKVVTKCAREDVVHFEFLRENGVEVVFLESTRTTSIENRYKAGPDERESFLISTADPFTEEDLLHVEGKVCHVNPLWYGEFPEKLITKLRKKVDFLSGDAQGFVRVPENEKLVYRDWRKKEYLRFFDLFKVDIKEASVLTGTKDLKDACRIIGSFGAKIVLATHSAGVLVFDGEFHEAPFEGWTMEGRTGRGDTCTAAFLVAFLFKGMSVDEATRFAARVTSVKMRHPGPLRRDDVETLFGDQHL
- the iolM gene encoding scyllo-inosose 3-dehydrogenase, yielding MKAVRLHAKWDPRPGFKLGPKDVEGKLTWLGSKVWRYPEVKVEEVSEPKIEKPTEIIIKVKACGICGSDVHMAQTDEEGYILYPGLTGFPVTLGHEFSGVVVEAGPEAINRRTNKRFEIGEPVCVEEMLWCGHCRPCVEGFPNHCENLNELGFNVDGAFAEYVKVDAKYAWSLRELEDRYGDRLFLAGSLVEPTSVAYNAVIVRGGGIRPGDNVVILGGGPIGLAAVAILKHAGAAKVILSEPSETRRNLARELGADHVIDPTKENFAEAVLDYTNGLGAKLFLEATGVPQIVWPQIEEVIWRARGINATVVIVARADAKIPLTGEVFQVRRAQIVGSQGHSGHGTFPRVISLMASGMDMTKIITKTISLEEVPEYIKRLQTDKSLVKVTMVNE
- the iolN gene encoding 3-dehydro-scyllo-inosose hydrolase, with translation MGKWQIPPEGGHMERPTGVYYQTMTMKQIKERLKECDLIIIPVGSTENHGPNAPTGEDTFLVTRMAEQVALKTGCTVAEPIWYGYHPYHHIGMPGTVPVKDEAFIDYLVSVIAGFWNTGFRKQILLNGHGQEFVIPVAIHKFAKIFQVPAIIINLNWYHAIQDKFKTKEEGGPYETPFIHADEVETSWSLALFPELMHQEWAVDTEPKGFLPEGHIDKAGNLLHRPIAWYGHVGGGPIEVVAYPEGVVGKATLASEEKAREGVEALLDYLEKLVRDIMERFPPGKLPPSEMLSQRPKEELDALTKEPLTEGWRNLYTAGNLWG
- a CDS encoding ABC transporter substrate-binding protein yields the protein MRKLLLLIILAVSLLMFAEEIIITAWTVGPDNPSYYRFDNLKTAAERLNKILKDLGVDLTIKVDGYFDTTDWSSFKQKVVFGIKSGQTVDIICSGHDDIGAWAKAGYIIPLDDYVKKYWDEVYYDFIPSLWEATKYKGKIYGIPQDTEARPFYINKQVLKRLGWSDEEINSLPDRIAKGEFTFEDFIEVAREAVEKGLVEWGLYHRPKAGIDYYQLMISMGIDFYDEEKAVFVYNVEEMKDYFKLLYDLANTYKILPKNMIGTPWTSVHKDFTSGKVFAWMGGTWNWAEWKKDYGKTEEELQNMFILAPVPKFRDRGRPNTLSHPIVYMIPSTSKYPDIAFLLITLASAPELNMRHAVESGHLPIRWQQTVLPEYTKEFIMVEGTKLLPYSGFIPNDDMFNLYNQIIFEGMQMAESGMDPEKVAEDVAKRLKSQLKDRVVIVE
- a CDS encoding FTR1 family protein — protein: MHPGAFLVTLREALEASVIIAVILAYLKRTGRGSQAKDVWLGTFFSIFASIVLGAIVVWFYGGIEEKELFEGVASYIAVVVLTSMIYWMVTKGRNIKSEIEKKVSKAISRWALIGFAFIVVFREGFETVLFVTPFMTQDLAGTVFGVVLGLINAMAIAFISYVVGLKINLRKFFYYSSILLIFVAAGLAGYGTHEFIEWAEEEGVDLGFFQKEAYNLGITEDNVWHHKGLLGSILAVLFGYSTKMEWGRVFVQFGYLIVALYLILRAYRKEI
- a CDS encoding peptidoglycan DD-metalloendopeptidase family protein produces the protein MGRMKRRVILFLLIASLAVCGFSSYFLIHYRVQKNDTLYSISLNFGVSPSLILDWNPGITPASLRVGQEIVIPQPPGYLYTVKKGDTLDIIAKRFFTVASLIKKANNLVSDIIYAGQKLFIPESIIGKAFNDEKFFIWPVYGAISSGFGWRIHPITGKYSYHSGIDIAAPEGTPIFAAESGIVEFAGENGGYGLMIKIKSSSYEHVYGHLSQIDVYEGQFVKKGQIIGRVGNTGLSTGPHLHFEVRVNQKATNPMNYLPNKIWVLKKEFVSVGGE
- the iolG gene encoding inositol 2-dehydrogenase, with product MKIGIIGLGRIGTIHAENAKLLEDVELVAVSDIRLERAKEVAEKLKVKKVFASPEDLIHDPEVEAVMICSSTNTHAPLVLECARARKHVFCEKPLSLDLAEVDRMIEAMKEAGRILFVGFNRRFDKNFKRVKEAVEEGKIGTPHVLKITSRDPEPPPIEYVKVSGGIFLDMTIHDFDMARYIMGEEVEEVYASGSVLVDGEIGKAGDVDTAVVVLRFRSGALGVIDNSRKAAYGYDQRLEVFGTKGKIIVDNVREDTTVLTDEQGDHGSKYLYFFLERYRESYLEELKTFVKNVAENEPPAVNGEDGKMALLLGYAAKRSLEEKRAVRLEEVIT
- a CDS encoding ROK family transcriptional regulator; translated protein: MLGEVERRILQTIKDRGQISRVEISKILNISKPVVSQVVSKLIDLGFVKEIGKKESSSKGGRRPILLSFVSESRYVVGMDIGGTKIDAVLTDLAGNILKKEHVVLPSNLNKEKLLEEIKRVMDPLLKYDKILGIGIGIPGTVDENQLIKRIPAFGITNWDLKKELENSTGYPVFIENNANLDAFAETRVGAGKGFKCVFLISIGWGIGSGIVYEGKIFRGARGKAGEFGHMITDWTMDKTVVPEKGFGHLEEWFSGYSLKKKFGKTVETVFDRSPEELRKSLEHLGVAIANAMVILDPDVVIIKGGIGFHQFDKITPIVKSIVEQIVPKDILEDVVIKRGEIEEYGVAIGGALYVIENALGLK